From a single Candidatus Poribacteria bacterium genomic region:
- the ilvN gene encoding acetolactate synthase small subunit: protein MNGDRHIITVLVQNQFGVLARVAGLFSGKGFNIDSLCVAETPDPQFSRMTLVTHGDERVIDQTVKQLNKLVDVIRVNDLTEEPHVERELVLIKVAAEGLVRSEILQVAEIFRARIVDIAPKSLTIETTGDEGKITALINMLRPYGLIEVARTGKIALGRGMRGASEAGGARLGGDEGLKEGV from the coding sequence ATGAACGGTGATCGACACATCATCACAGTGCTCGTGCAGAACCAGTTCGGCGTATTGGCGCGAGTCGCAGGACTCTTCAGTGGCAAGGGCTTCAACATCGACAGCCTGTGCGTCGCGGAGACGCCGGACCCGCAGTTCTCGCGGATGACTCTCGTCACCCACGGCGATGAGCGCGTCATCGACCAGACCGTGAAGCAGCTCAATAAGCTGGTCGATGTGATCCGCGTGAATGACCTGACCGAGGAACCCCACGTCGAGCGAGAGCTCGTGCTGATCAAGGTTGCCGCCGAAGGACTGGTCCGCAGCGAGATCCTACAGGTCGCCGAGATATTCCGAGCCCGCATCGTCGATATCGCGCCGAAGTCGCTGACGATAGAGACGACGGGCGATGAGGGGAAGATCACGGCGCTGATCAACATGCTGCGCCCCTACGGGCTCATAGAGGTCGCTCGTACGGGCAAGATCGCGCTGGGACGCGGGATGCGGGGCGCTTCCGAGGCTGGCGGCGCAAGACTTGGCGGCGACGAAGGGCTCAAAGAAGGCGTCTGA